From the genome of Microtus pennsylvanicus isolate mMicPen1 chromosome 20, mMicPen1.hap1, whole genome shotgun sequence, one region includes:
- the Mmp19 gene encoding matrix metalloproteinase-19 isoform X1 has protein sequence MDWQQLWLSFLLALTVSGRALGPTEKEAVLDYLLQYGYLQKPLEGADDFSLEDITEALRAFQEASDLPVSGRMDDGTRARMKQPRCGLEDPFNQKTLKYLLLGRWRKKHLTFRILNLPSTLSPSRARAALHQAFTYWSNVAPLTFREVKAGSADIRLSFHGRQSPYCSNTFDGPGKVLAHADIPELGSVHFDKDEFWTEGTYQGVNLRIIAAHEVGHALGLGHSRYTQALMAPVYAGYQPYFRLHPDDVAGIQALYGKKSPETEDEKEEIEISTVSPVTTKPSPMPTPCSTELDATMLGPRGKIYAFKGDYVWTVTDSGPGPLFRVSALWEGLPGNLDAAVYSPRTGWIHFFKGNKVWRYVGFRMSPGFPMKFNRVEPNLDAALYWPVNQKVFLFKGSGYWQWDELTRTDFSRYPKPIKELFTGVPDQPSAAMSWQDGQVYFFKGKQYWRLNQQLRVAKGYPRNITHWMHCNPQTPDTSSLTGDIPSSTTDAILDTTPSTTDSILDMIPSATDSVTLSSPTNVTLQGA, from the exons ATGGACTGGCAACAGTTGTGGCTGAGCTTTCTACTTGCCCTGACAGTCTCAGGCCGGGCTCTGGGGCCAACAGAGAAGGAGGCAGTCTTG GATTATCTGTTGCAGTATGGATATCTACAGAAACCTCTAGAAGGAGCTGATGACTTCAGTCTAGAAGATATCACAGAGGCCCTAAG agCTTTCCAAGAAGCATCCGACCTGCCAGTTTCAGGCCGGATGGATGATGGCACAAGGGCCCGTATGAAGCAGCCCCGCTGTGGTCTGGAGGATCCCTTCAACCAGAAGACTCTTAAATACCTGCTTCTGG GTCGCTGGAGAAAGAAGCACCTAACATTCCGCATCTTGAACCTGCCTTCCACACTCTCACCCTCCAGAGCCCGGGCCGCCCTGCATCAAGCCTTTACGTACTGGAGCAACGTGGCCCCCCTGACCTTTCGGGAGGTGAAGGCTGGTTCGGCGGATATCCGCCTCTCCTTCCATGGCCGCCAAAGCCCATACTGCTCCAACACCTTTGATGGGCCTG GAAAGGTCCTGGCCCATGCCGACATCCCAGAACTTGGTAGTGTACACTTCGACAAAGATGAATTCTGGACTGAGGGGACCTACCAAGGAGTGAACCTGCGCATCATCGCAGCCCATGAAGTGGGTCATGCCTTGGGCCTTGGGCACTCCCGATACACTCAGGCACTCATGGCTCCCGTCTATGCTGGCTACCAGCCCTACTTCAGGCTGCACCCAGATGATGTGGCAGGGATCCAGGCTCTCTATG GCAAGAAGAGCCCAGAGACagaggatgagaaggaagagATTGAGATTTCCACTGTGTCACCAGTGACCACAAAACCCAGTCCCATGCCAACCCCCTGCAGCACTGAACTGGATGCCACGATGCTGG GACCTCGCGGGAAGATCTATGCTTTCAAGGGGGACTACGTGTGGACTGTAACAGATTCAGGGCCAGGCCCCTTGTTCCGCGTGTCTGCTCTTTGGGAAGGGCTCCCTGGAAACTTAGATGCTGCTGTCTACTCTCCTAGAACAGGATGGATTCATTTCTTCAAGG GAAACAAGGTGTGGCGATATGTGGGTTTCAGGATGTCTCCTGGCTTTCCCATGAAATTCAACAGGGTAGAACCCAACCTGGATGCAGCACTCTATTGGCCTGTTAATCAGAAGGTGTTCCTTTTTAAG GGCTCAGGTTACTGGCAGTGGGACGAGCTGACCAGAACAGACTTCAGCCGCTACCCCAAACCAATCAAGGAATTGTTTACTGGAGTGCCAGACCAACCCTCGGCAGCGatgagctggcaagatggccaaGTGTACTTCTTCAAGGGCAAACAGTATTGGCGGCTTAACCAGCAGCTTCGTGTGGCGAAGGGTTATCCCAGAAACATCACACACTGGATGCACTGCAATCCTCAGACTCCGGACACGAGCTCATTAACTGGGGATATTCCTTCCTCAACCACAGACGCAATCTTGGATACCACTCCTTCAACCACGGACTCAATCTTGGACATGATTCCCTCAGCTACGGACTCTGTCACGCTTTCATCCCCCACTAACGTCACCCTGCAAGGGGCCTAG
- the Mmp19 gene encoding matrix metalloproteinase-19 isoform X2 yields MDDGTRARMKQPRCGLEDPFNQKTLKYLLLGRWRKKHLTFRILNLPSTLSPSRARAALHQAFTYWSNVAPLTFREVKAGSADIRLSFHGRQSPYCSNTFDGPGKVLAHADIPELGSVHFDKDEFWTEGTYQGVNLRIIAAHEVGHALGLGHSRYTQALMAPVYAGYQPYFRLHPDDVAGIQALYGKKSPETEDEKEEIEISTVSPVTTKPSPMPTPCSTELDATMLGPRGKIYAFKGDYVWTVTDSGPGPLFRVSALWEGLPGNLDAAVYSPRTGWIHFFKGNKVWRYVGFRMSPGFPMKFNRVEPNLDAALYWPVNQKVFLFKGSGYWQWDELTRTDFSRYPKPIKELFTGVPDQPSAAMSWQDGQVYFFKGKQYWRLNQQLRVAKGYPRNITHWMHCNPQTPDTSSLTGDIPSSTTDAILDTTPSTTDSILDMIPSATDSVTLSSPTNVTLQGA; encoded by the exons ATGGATGATGGCACAAGGGCCCGTATGAAGCAGCCCCGCTGTGGTCTGGAGGATCCCTTCAACCAGAAGACTCTTAAATACCTGCTTCTGG GTCGCTGGAGAAAGAAGCACCTAACATTCCGCATCTTGAACCTGCCTTCCACACTCTCACCCTCCAGAGCCCGGGCCGCCCTGCATCAAGCCTTTACGTACTGGAGCAACGTGGCCCCCCTGACCTTTCGGGAGGTGAAGGCTGGTTCGGCGGATATCCGCCTCTCCTTCCATGGCCGCCAAAGCCCATACTGCTCCAACACCTTTGATGGGCCTG GAAAGGTCCTGGCCCATGCCGACATCCCAGAACTTGGTAGTGTACACTTCGACAAAGATGAATTCTGGACTGAGGGGACCTACCAAGGAGTGAACCTGCGCATCATCGCAGCCCATGAAGTGGGTCATGCCTTGGGCCTTGGGCACTCCCGATACACTCAGGCACTCATGGCTCCCGTCTATGCTGGCTACCAGCCCTACTTCAGGCTGCACCCAGATGATGTGGCAGGGATCCAGGCTCTCTATG GCAAGAAGAGCCCAGAGACagaggatgagaaggaagagATTGAGATTTCCACTGTGTCACCAGTGACCACAAAACCCAGTCCCATGCCAACCCCCTGCAGCACTGAACTGGATGCCACGATGCTGG GACCTCGCGGGAAGATCTATGCTTTCAAGGGGGACTACGTGTGGACTGTAACAGATTCAGGGCCAGGCCCCTTGTTCCGCGTGTCTGCTCTTTGGGAAGGGCTCCCTGGAAACTTAGATGCTGCTGTCTACTCTCCTAGAACAGGATGGATTCATTTCTTCAAGG GAAACAAGGTGTGGCGATATGTGGGTTTCAGGATGTCTCCTGGCTTTCCCATGAAATTCAACAGGGTAGAACCCAACCTGGATGCAGCACTCTATTGGCCTGTTAATCAGAAGGTGTTCCTTTTTAAG GGCTCAGGTTACTGGCAGTGGGACGAGCTGACCAGAACAGACTTCAGCCGCTACCCCAAACCAATCAAGGAATTGTTTACTGGAGTGCCAGACCAACCCTCGGCAGCGatgagctggcaagatggccaaGTGTACTTCTTCAAGGGCAAACAGTATTGGCGGCTTAACCAGCAGCTTCGTGTGGCGAAGGGTTATCCCAGAAACATCACACACTGGATGCACTGCAATCCTCAGACTCCGGACACGAGCTCATTAACTGGGGATATTCCTTCCTCAACCACAGACGCAATCTTGGATACCACTCCTTCAACCACGGACTCAATCTTGGACATGATTCCCTCAGCTACGGACTCTGTCACGCTTTCATCCCCCACTAACGTCACCCTGCAAGGGGCCTAG